CGAACCGATCGTCAAGTTCCACCGTGAATATCAGACGAATCCGAAGTTCCGTGCCGAAATGGACCGCTTCGTGGAGTCAGCTGGATCCAGTCCGCAGGTTGCCGGTAGCGCTGGACAATCAATCCCCGGTACCGCTGGTACCGGTCCAATGGTTCCATCGGGAAGCAACGACTCGGGATTCGCTTCGATCCCCGTCAGTCCAGCACAAGATGATGACCAATCGGTGGCTGGTCGTCGGTTGATCGGTGCCATGGAAGCGATGCAAATTGCACCTTCGACCGCTCCAACAAAGCAGCAGGCTGCGCTTATCGGCAATGAAGCGATCGGGGTAACCGTTGCTACGCAATGCTGTACCGGTTGCACGTTGCCTATCAAGGCCGGTGACGTGGCGGTAAAGGTGGATCGGGCTAGCAACACCGAGCATGCGATATGGCACCCGCAGTGCTTCAAGTGTGAAAGTTGTGGCGAACTGCTAGCCGATTTGGTGTACTTCTACCATGCCGGTGGTTTGTACTGTGGCCGTGATTTGGCGGCCATCCTAAAGATTCCACGCTGCGCTGCCTGTGATGAGCTGATCTTCACGAAGGAGTACACGGCAGCCGAGGGGGCAACGTTCCATGTGCGGCACTTCTGTTGCTACCACTGCGATGGTCCGCTGGCCGGGCAGCAGTACGTCATGGATGAACGGTCAGCGCAACCGCTCTGCTTACCGTGCTACGAGGCACACTACGCGCAAACGTGCAGCACGTGCGGCCGTTGTATCGGCCCCACAGAGCAGGGTGTCGGATGGGATAAGATCCACTGGCACAAGGAGTGCTTCCGGTGCAGCGGTAAGCACTGCCAGAAATCGCTCATCGGTGGACGGTTCTGTGTGAAAGCAAATCGACCGTACTGCAGTGCCCAGTGCACTAAGGATATCTAACGTATGTATCCATCAATGTGTGATGCTTATTCCATTAGCACACAATATGGCCATAAGGAAAAGAGGTTGCTAGTGAAGGGACGAGATTTCAAATCCGGTGCAACTGGTAGCATTTCTAAAGCTTTTATCAAAAACGTTACAAACAAAAAGTATTGAAGAAGACTTTAGAACACATAAgctttatatttatattttgaattttaaaaaaggACCACCATTACCTAGTACTATGAAGGATATATTTTTTCTAGAAACATATATGATGCcaacgaacaaaaagaacgTAGAACCTAAGCACCTTGTGGAAGGAAAAATTACTaagcaatcaaagcaaacgcCGAAAGGATCTTTTTATCTCAGAGTAGCTTGTCGATTCGAATCACGATTTTACCGGACTGACGAATGTTTTTTCATGATACAATATTTGCTACAACTACAATAGTGGTGCATTTTATACACACTAGAATATAAGCGATCACGAGTGCCGACTGTCCACTATTGCGTAGAGGTATATAGTATGTGACACGAAACAATAACAGGAGTACaattttacacatttttcatttaacgTTAAGCATCCCAATTTTATATATCAATAAAAGAGAAACATTCCAAAGATCGTTGCATTCCGTTTGAAATCCAATCCGAACGACAGGGGAATCACTCTCCCGATGCTCTCTGGCGATCGAGATACTTCTCGTATACTAACCGCCCGACCGTTACATCCTCCGTGGCCATACCAAGGGACTGAAACACGCTGATACCGGGTCGCTTCGGCACGagactctcgctctcggtggcCGTCGCTTGACGCAAAATCACTTCACCTACCTCACCGACAATGGTTGATCGTAGCGTGGCCAGCTCCTTTCGTGCACCTTCCCAATGGTCAATATACACCTGACAGTGGTCATACACGTCCTGTGCCAGCTCCGCATGATGATACtccccagcaccgaccgctgtgaaaggaacgaaacggatTCTTTATATTATCTATGGCCCATAGCATGGCAGACCGCTAGCACTCACCATTAATGTGTACCGTCGGCTTTAGGAAGCTCCGGTAAACCAACGGTTCACTGGAACCGGTGGCCGTCACAATCACATCACAATCGCGGCAACAATCCTCCACCGTATcgcacacgaacacggaaTAATCGCTGGAAGtcttcttcgcttcctccTGCAGTATGGTCTGCAGCTGCAGTGCCTTGGCCGGTGTACGGTTCCACAACCGGATGCTTCTTACCTTGGCCAGCTGGGGTTGCGTGCGCACGAAACCGACGGCGTGCATCATACCCTGAAATCCACAGCCCACGATACCGAGTTGAATCGATGCACCGTCACGGTTGAACCGTTCCGGTCGCAAAAACAGATGATCAGTCGCTACGATCGATGCCATCGCCGTGCGCACACCGGTCAAATAGTTGGCCTCAACGATCGCATCCAGCTTGCCGGTGCTACTGTTGAACAGAAACACCTCTCCGTTGATCCGTGGCAAGCCTAGCGCGACATTACCACGGAAACTTGTTATCAGCTTACAGGCCAACGTGGAGACACGATCGGTCGCCGGTGAATCCTCCGATATCCTGTGTCGGCCTACATAACCGGGCATGCACAGCAGCACTCCTGTAGGTTGGATTAAATAAGTGAAGAACAGGGTTAGTATTTGATCTCTCTATAGCTGCACAAAGCCTTCTACCTACCACCATCTGCTTGCACGAAGGTACGGGCCGGTTGAGAGCTCACCGGATGATCGGACGATCGTTTCGCTGGATCACGGGCCTGATTCGAAACGGACACGAATGCGGATTCCAGCGCGGTCCGAGCGGCATCCCAACCGAGCAGCTCCTTCACCTGATCTTCATCAATAAACGCTGGTCGCGATCGAGCGTTTGTTCCGATGGATTTGCTCATCTTTTTTATCGTAGACTCCTTCTGTACTGTATCTGCACGATCACCACCCTGGCTTTTGTTTGTCAATGATTTGTTTACAGAACCTCGCTTAAGTACCCAAATGCTGTTTTATCAATTGGTTGCTGCGTGTGGTTCGCTTATCTTTGTGACTAAGTGCGTATGTGCCTTCGACAAATGGGGTTCGGGAACGAGAAATCGGATAACAGATAACGTAGACTATACCATTTGTTATTTTGCTCACGAATAAGGTCATCCAACTAGAGACAACCGCGAAAGGGTCGCCTGCGGCGTGCGGTTAATTTATCAGTAAAGGGTCCATCATCCTTTACACGCATGGCATACTACGTTCGTAGTGCGGCGATCGGCTTAAGCTCTTCCTTAGCCCTATCTGCTAAGTAGGCTTTAGTCGCCAGGTCGGAGCCTATCTTTCTCCGATGTCCAGAATGTAGCAATTTTGGAATTAATGGCGATACCTTCACTGCATATCCGTGTCATCATTTCATGATCCGCAAGAAGATGGATACCGTGGGCGATCTATATTTTTTCGAGTAATTTTATTATAACAATTCGATAAATAATAATTCATAATCGCAGTAAAAAATAAGGATAAAAATTGCCTTTGCTGTTGACTACGATGGGCTACGGCCGAGGAGTGTGCAGACTGGTGAACCTGACCGCATCCTCCTCTTTCATCTTTTCTGTTCCCCGTCTTGTTGCAACTTTTAGCTCCCCTTCCCACCCATTCTCCTCTTCGTTCGTTGCGCACAGAATGTGGTACTTGAGTTTCGACGTTAGATCCCATATCTTACACGCCATATCGCGCATCGCGCTTATTGAGTCTACAGGGTTTGCTATAATATTACCGTCAATTCAGTGTTTCTTTCGTTCAATTTCGTTCAGTGCTTTTCAGACTGTGTTAATCATTCATCTAGCGTTCCCTTCCTATCATATGGAATCGTGGTTGCGTGGAGACCAAACTAGTAGGCCAAATGTCGCGCCCCAACGTGACTTACTCCGCCTGGAACCATATACTTTCTACTAACAATCTCGACAATGATTCATGGATTTCGAATGGGATGGAAGATGAATTGTTGTTaaagtgaaatgtgtttttgatacttttttatCGCAACTCCCGCAGGAGGATTCCGAAGGAAACTAAACATACATAACCTAGCATACCTCATTAAGTAACGTAGCGTGATACACAACAATTAATTACTTTCCCTAAACGTACTCCGAACATATGGTGCCCTGCTATCTTAAGGCAGCgtcggaagaggaggaaagagTGAAAGATACTCATTTGCTTGATAAcacattcaattcaattcacctCTCTTTCCAACTTCCTCCCGCATTTGTTCATTCTTCTAGACTCGTAATTCCTTTTTAATTCGTTACAACACATACCATGTCCTGTGCCCTCTGATTGCCTCCTTTGCCGTTTTTCAGAGAAGTACTAAAAACACACATCCAGCCATCTCGTCTATATAAATAcatattgaaatgaaattagaGACAAAAAACGGGAGACAGCGCGGAACGTTATAAACAATACGCTATCTACGATATGCCTGTGGAGGGGGGTAAAAAGACCTGATAAAACAGAAAGCTAAATCGCTCAATCCTTACTAGAAtgctaaaacaaacaaaatctcGCGGTGGAAAGCACATGCAGCTGATGGGAAGCTATTGGCCATGGAACGAAACATCGCCACGATGGTAGAAGGGGATAAAGCGTGGAGATAAATAAGAACGGTTCCGtcggttgatcgatttttgaaTAACAATATTGcatcgttcctttttttctctttctctctacatATCCCGCTTAATTTATCATTTATCGTAAGCATATATGCGGGTAGTGATTCGTGTGATTGTATAAATATTTACGCGACGCGGTATAGACACAACTGTTTAAgcatgatttgcattttaaaaaatgtaattcgaatttgtttgcttcaagTTTTAGGAAGGGTAGCGGAGAGAGTGTTCCGATTGGAGTTAGGCGTTTATGTATACATGTATTTATATAGATatatgtaatatgtttggttttgttgttcgattaaaaaaatacaaatggaTACTCTTCCGATGCAGCTTAAAACCATCGTCGACTGAACGTTGCTTCTTACTTAGTGGCTGAAAGTGGCtggtgccgctgttgctgctactaatgctgctggacaatttgttcgtttgttgaaTATATATGGCAAAAAGGGTTTGTTTAGAAGTAGGACGAGTACGAGCGATAGGCATATatgaagacacacacacacgcacacccactTTAAGCGAATGAGGAATCATCCAGTGGTGCAGCATCGTTGCCGTTGGTTAATCGCGCCGAGACCGGTACTGCAGGGGAAGGCGTAGATGTTGCCGTTGCATGCTGACTTTCGGATCCAGCGGCCATCGTTAAGGTGATTCTACAGCAGATGGTGCAGCAATCGaatgggaagaagaagaagaaaatagaCTCAATTAGTTATTGTGttcaaaacaaatgaaatataAATCCACGCTAAGCACGCTATTTGACTCGTGTTAGCACAGCCAAACAAAAGGCGAACAATATTATTACAATTAAAAATCATCCAGctacacgcacgcgcgcgacTAAATAATCTTCATACAGAATTCGACGCTCATGTCATAGGCAACAATCGCAAACATGATCTGCAATTAGTAACGCCACatacgcactcacacacagacacacagctgACCTCTAGGGATGCTGCCACCAGTAATAGAACGGTCTCTGGCGTTCTTTATCACTGTATCCGGTggttcggatgctgctgctgacgctgctactccttctactactactaccgagAGGAGCACTTTGACGTGAACGTGCTaccggttcgatcggtttccGTATGACACTCCCGCTGCCGTTGCTCTTTACTTCGAGCTGTTTCTGTGGCTTGGCACGGCTGCTACTTCtagatgatcgatgatcggtgTTGAGCGCTCGGCGGTACTCGGTTAGCAGACTGGTATACGATGAAGTAGCAAACGAGGATGGCACGGCGGACGTCGGTACTACTCGATCAGGCCCTCCAGGGTAAAGGCTCAAACTGACGAACCGTTCGACAGAGGCAGAGGCAAAAAAGGAGGGCAAATCATAGGGGAAGAGATAGAGCGGGGAAAATGGTTCATTTCAAGGCGGAACAGGACAACAGACTGATCCAAaggcgcacacagacacacactacTAGAGCAGTTTCTTAACTAGTGCCCTTCAGAAGCTCAAATGCGATTAGATGAAATAAGGAAACCAAATGGAATAAGAATGGAACGACAAGGGTGGTAATGATTAACGGAACGAACAAGCCAAACAGGAGGACAAGCGGCATATCTGTTGTATCGATTGTTTGCTGCCACGTCGTTGATTAGCGGAGCAACAGTATGCTTCCACGACTTTTAAGGGAGGATTTTTATGGGGTCCTCTGGTCCTCCATGCATcactgctgctccttttcAACTGCATGTGCCATGGCAGAGTCGGTTAGCAAGCGAAGCAGCGGTCGGGGGCTCAAACGTCACTCTCATTGTGCTCGGTTAAGGTGGTAGACAGTGTGCTTGCTTACATGTTTCAAAAGAACCATTTTACACACAAACTCAGCATCATGTGTaggcttgtgtatgtgtgtatatctctctcgcttttttctcttcctctttccgtTCTGTAGCAACGAATGAAATGCGTATCTTGTAGACTATGGACGATAATCCCATCAGCAACGGGACAAAGCGAACACATTTCGCCTTGCTTCCTTCAACCCTTTTATACACCGTTGGAACTAGCAGCATCTGGGTTGGTCGAGGTTGTAGCCGAACCTGTAGAGGCCGACGTCGTTATCACAGGTGCTGGTACAGGTGCTATCAAGGcgaggccaccaccattactaGCCAGCTTGTCCATCGAGCGCGATCGGCTGCATTCGATTGCTTTCTTGAACTCGTGTATCTGGTTCTTGAGATTCTTCAGATCCACCAGATCGATCTCGGAGGTGCCGGACTCGTGCGATTCATCACGTATGATTTGATTCAACGAGTGGATCTTCTCCTTTATCGATTTCAGCGTGTTGATATCGAAAGGAAAGTCACTCTGGTCGTTGCACGCTCCATCCACCTCGGAGACGGTTGCTGAGCTATCGGCCTGCACCGTGCGCTGCTCATCGGGCGTGGAAAAGCTTGTGACAGTGAATGATGGTGGCCGATTGGCTTGAGCTGCTTCTAGCTGGACTTCTCGATCCGGACTAAGCTGGTCCGCATCCAACTGATGGCGTTCTTTGTCCTCCGTTGGTGAAAGCGTTGAGGATCGCCGATCACTACCACTCGGAGACGATTTTCCCGTCGCTAGTTCATCCGTTTCGAAcccttcatcttcctccttGATCGTCGGATGCAATCGTTTCTTACGACGCACACTACCAATCAAACTGGGACGTATCCTTTGCATAGGATAAGTCGTACGAATCACGGCATgtgaatgaatggaaaatcaGTTAATACGGATGGCGAAGTGATCAGGTGCGTGCGATGGAAAGGTTTGATTGATTCTTTAAACAATACATGACAATATGAAGAGAGATACACACACCCCAGGTATCCCGATCTGAACTTTTCAACATCGTAAACTATCTAAAAGGCCAAATGAATGGCACACAAAGTAGGAATATTCTGAACTTGATCAAATATAGTTATTACGTAATCCATCTCCACACGAATAGCCCTAAAACGATATGAAGAACGAAAAACTAGAAAAACCGCTGTCGGTACCTACCTTGGATTATTGCTTTCCTTTCGTCCATCTCGTGTACCACCGACGAGGCTGCCATTCCCTCGACTGCCATTTGTCGCACCGAACGGATCCAGCGATCCTCCGACGCCACTGCCAACGCTCGATGATTTGCGAGTTACAGTCGACTCGTGGAACGAATCCATCGACGAAGAACTATCGCTAGCATCACTGGaagatgacaaaaaaaaagacgttTATCACAACATATGGCCAAATGGCAGCGACCCCGCGTCGTCTCTTACCTATCGGAGTGATATGAATCGCCCTCTTCCTCCATTGCCTGCTGCAGATCGGCTATTCGTTGCAGAGCCAACCGCAGATCAGCACGCGCCGAAGCCGTCTCCGATTCGGCCGTTTCGATGCGTTTCTCCAGCTCCTTGCGCTTGGTCATGTGCTCCTGATCGCGATTGCCCAACGCCGACAGCTCCTCGCGCAGCTCTCGGATCGTTTTCTGTGTCTTCTTCACCGCATCCTGGGCTTGCGCTTCTCGGGCACGGGCCTGGCTCAGGTCACCCTGCATCTTCTCGAGCGAATCCTTGTGGCGGTTCAGCTGGATCTCGATCCGAGCGCGAGTCGCCTGCTCGAACTCGAGTCTCGATTCGACCTCTTTGGTACGCAGCTCCAACCGCTTAAACTGCATGCTGTTCGACGAGTCGCCGATCGTTTCGACGTTCTCAAGCCGGGCCGCCAGTTCCACCACCTGCTCCTTCAGCGATCGCTTTTCACCTTCCAGCTCGGACAGGCGCAGCTCGTACTCGGCGATTAATGCCTGTTCGCTCGAGAGCTGCTTCACCGTCGCACTGTACTTCTTCATCAGCTCTGCCAGTTCCTCTTCGTTCTCGTCCAGCTGACCCTGCAGCTCGGTCCGGTCGCGCAATGCAACCGACGCTTTGTCCTCGGCCTCGTTACGTGCCCGTGCCGTTTCATCGATCAGCATTTGCGCGTCCTGCAGTTCGACCTCCAGCGTCTGGCGTGCCTTTACCGCCACGGCACGTGCGGATTCTGCATCCTCGAGCTGGTTGCGCAACTGCCGGACCAGCGCCTTGCCCGCCGAATCTCCCTTGGCCCGCTCGAGTTGACTCTGAGCATCACGAAGCAACGCCCGGTACTTGCGGTTGTCGCGCTTCAGCTTCTGCACCATCGCCTCCTCCGCAGCACGCTCCGCACGATCCTGATCCTCGAGGCTGCTCAGCCGTCGCTCGAGCTCGTGCTTTTCACGCAACAATAACGTGCGCTCCTCGTGCTCCTGCTCGAGCTGACACTCGAGCGACTTCACCTTCTTGTACGATGCACCGCGGATTTCCTCCATCTCGTCATCGCGTTGCTGCGCTTCCTTGCGGGCCTCCTTACGCGTCGTTTCAAGCGACATCTCGAGCCGCAGCTTCGCCTGTTCGAGCAACTGTATCTGTCCAGCCATCTCATCAAGCTCTTCGTCCTGTTCCTTGCACCGACGATCCAGTTCGAGTTTCTGGCGTTTCAGCTGAGCGATCTCTTCCTCCGTTCCACCGCCGAACATCATCTCATCCAGCTCAGTCTGCAGTGCTgcattcttctcctccttcagcTCGAGCTCCAACCGCACATCCGAAAGGTCCTGCTCGAGCTTGCACTTCTCAGCCACCAACACATCCTTCTCACGCGCCAACCGCTCCTTTGCCTGGCGCTCTTGGCGGGCCGAATCCTGGAACGTTTGGCACTCGGCATCGAACTTACGTTGCCGCTTCTCCAGCACATTGTTCCGGCTGCTCTGCTCTTCGTACAGCAACCGCAGAtcattcatttcgttcgtCATCTTCTGTGCCTTTCGCTTCCACTGGGCGACGACATTTCGCTGCTCCTCTACCTGCTCGTACGCATCGGCTAGCTTCTTCTCGAGCTGCTTCTTCAGCCCGACCAGCTGCTCCAgatcgtgctcgtgctgcgTCTGCAGGCGCTTCTTGGTGAACTCGAGCTCACGTGCCACACGCTCGTAGCGTTGCCGGTAGTTCTTCACCACGTCACCAGCATCCTCGGAACCGATATCGCCCGCATCGTACTCGCTGCCACCGAATGTGCTGCAATCATCAAAGTCATAGTTCAGCTCCGATTTAGCGCACAGCagctccatctccatcttttCCGACGACTCCTGCAGGTTGCGGTACTTGGACTCGTACTCCTTAACCTCCTTCTCCAACCGCAACCGTTCGGACGTTTCCGACGCTAGCCGCTCGGTGATGAGGTTCGAGGACGAGTGTTCTTCGGTCAACTCGGAGGTGACGTCGCTCAGCTGGAAAACGTAACATCATCGGATTAGTAACAGCTCCAGCAATGTGTTCCTGGTTAGTGAGAAAAGTAGGTTAACCAAAATGCGCCATTACTCAATCGAAAAGACTAAACATTCTGCTCAATTTAACCACAAGCTACGCATCAGCGAGGAGTTTCCCCAAAATAGCACAATAACACATTGTAGCGCTCtgaacacagaacacagacCACAGACACAGATGCATACGCCGGTCACTTGTCAATTATTGCGTTGTACGGAATACCACCTTCTATTACCTCTTCGCTCATATCCACGACGGTACTacagtcgtcatcatcatcagcaccgccTTCCAATCGTCGACGcacacgacgcgacgacgatcgcttgacaccaccggcaacggtCGGGAGTTCGCAGTAAAACGAGGACCGTGAGCTCGACCGCGACACACTCGTCGAACCAGTGCCACGGTTTCTCCCGATGGACGACGTGAGCGTCCCGCGGCGGGGCGACTGGTCCTTCTTCAGCAACTGCAAACCGCGCGTAATAATGTTGGAGACACTGCGCGACCGAACCGTTCCCATGCCCAACCCCGTCACATCACCGAGCGAACCAATGCCAAAGTCTTCCCGTCGTcgcatcgaccgaccgagattACGCCAGTCCTGCATTACGTGATCTGTCCGACGTAGGAAATCCTGTATCTTGGTGCTCAGATACTGTGAAGCGGATCGGGCTAGCGATCGATTAGCACCGTACTTCGGTACCGGGCCCATCTCCGGCAGATCGACCGCAATCTCCTGTGGCAGGGTAGCGAGCGAAAGGAGGAAGCTTTCCAGCAAATCAGCCGTCGGCATTCCAGGTAGGGAGGATCGATCACCTTCCAGTGGTCCACAGGACATGGCACGATCAGCCATCAAACGTTTCCGGATCGCCCAGTGTTTCCGTTCAGCGACGGTTGTTTCACCGGAGGTTGCACCATTCGATTCcgcaccat
This sequence is a window from Anopheles darlingi chromosome 3, idAnoDarlMG_H_01, whole genome shotgun sequence. Protein-coding genes within it:
- the LOC125953378 gene encoding unconventional myosin-XVIIIa isoform X6, whose product is MSVHGSSRVRTAERTSSAGIGRARSSQTAPAASVQRTTGTSGTLNGDQLLCKCLEKGHEILRKVEELTTVVSPALRIRTVSRISSNTHSPATPPGQRKATGATVIPPTKAPPPVVIHSSVMTQTAQNGGTTTTNTTVTTSTNGSGGGGGTIHHQKQQQKPAKTTTSSGGAGEKKATSAAVTKVMGRAATTLASSSSSSNSNRLLATVDSSRRLAAGKTPPASSATTTTEGSSTVGGARLNLSSSGSLPRGTASLRAASSGPGGGKSWPKPSALTVAPPPLKSPALVKQNKSLHSSKSVASAIPPPVLFRPPSRSASLTSFLSLASTATTNVSSSASSGIGGAGGSDSGDEKPRVTDTEEHPIVSSPAAVPLITTDDGRPVTPPKIVIMAGVNQQQQPQPQLPPAAPPPPLTTIVAVGKVTKDTYHESDWSEDSGRMSNENLDLLDGCSGGGDTSSSGEQEKPSRGVGTSPRIKGGPSPAAPVVVGKLDESLLGIFEPTSPVNSPPTGDGFAGGRWNRSPAARAGKKVNSSKSPSPPSPPSPPSPPSSSSSPPLSTTSSSSSMMVVAAANLVAPPVVNNQRQPIITISDDSEQVFFRSGVLGALEAKRDELLSDRVIQLQAHCRGYLARRRLARRRLQELAVRCIQRNVRAFLKVRDWPWWRLLVRVMPLLAVHRTEEQLVAATAELQQVRAKLEKIEAERNELKATNHKLEARLSDVTSELTEEHSSSNLITERLASETSERLRLEKEVKEYESKYRNLQESSEKMEMELLCAKSELNYDFDDCSTFGGSEYDAGDIGSEDAGDVVKNYRQRYERVARELEFTKKRLQTQHEHDLEQLVGLKKQLEKKLADAYEQVEEQRNVVAQWKRKAQKMTNEMNDLRLLYEEQSSRNNVLEKRQRKFDAECQTFQDSARQERQAKERLAREKDVLVAEKCKLEQDLSDVRLELELKEEKNAALQTELDEMMFGGGTEEEIAQLKRQKLELDRRCKEQDEELDEMAGQIQLLEQAKLRLEMSLETTRKEARKEAQQRDDEMEEIRGASYKKVKSLECQLEQEHEERTLLLREKHELERRLSSLEDQDRAERAAEEAMVQKLKRDNRKYRALLRDAQSQLERAKGDSAGKALVRQLRNQLEDAESARAVAVKARQTLEVELQDAQMLIDETARARNEAEDKASVALRDRTELQGQLDENEEELAELMKKYSATVKQLSSEQALIAEYELRLSELEGEKRSLKEQVVELAARLENVETIGDSSNSMQFKRLELRTKEVESRLEFEQATRARIEIQLNRHKDSLEKMQGDLSQARAREAQAQDAVKKTQKTIRELREELSALGNRDQEHMTKRKELEKRIETAESETASARADLRLALQRIADLQQAMEEEGDSYHSDSDASDSSSSMDSFHESTVTRKSSSVGSGVGGSLDPFGATNGSRGNGSLVGGTRDGRKESNNPRIRPSLIGSVRRKKRLHPTIKEEDEGFETDELATGKSSPSGSDRRSSTLSPTEDKERHQLDADQLSPDREVQLEAAQANRPPSFTVTSFSTPDEQRTVQADSSATVSEVDGACNDQSDFPFDINTLKSIKEKIHSLNQIIRDESHESGTSEIDLVDLKNLKNQIHEFKKAIECSRSRSMDKLASNGGGLALIAPVPAPVITTSASTGSATTSTNPDAASSNGV
- the LOC125953378 gene encoding serine-rich adhesin for platelets isoform X5; amino-acid sequence: MRPIISAPTAVAQSPSSSRITQLPSTAEAAPAPSSATVAPSAAAAAPNGTTTTSTNSCTPPTQSVVSSPDILPTTTTTTTSVAAPERRQDGGDKLQNNNKNPTQTNSTPATTTTTTAATSIIVGKTASPREDESGMTKKSKKMTSSSAAAVPPTKPPIAPSKSSSSVGGKLSWKSFLPNGGKATANGVTGSGKATAAKETTPQSNNNSNHSNGSGIDANNNEMGPRKTSAATITLVNDGSSSDPSGNAAKMDGKLTNGSGTNGIGETMERNGNGLGPVDAKTSTGPTGKTNGQLPPLPPATAVTTNGVSVRKDSIVNGSDKATKAQEETNGGKPPVDLGKSTSGTAVVKSVLSRSLSGNRLTANGKLDGTGAGVTTNGAPPQDTKDKKKSSYILGAGCTDGGGGTQKSGSTATMTGAPIGVRLSLKPSSRRSVTPDRSVDPKLIKQNGSSRASPVRTPSVPPPLLDTTAQKEKNEKSTTEGGTTKEKSPASSLLRTSSSKSIVVVPRGDGSEPAKVAETSETSSSKPVVKVRRVIRKIIKKKPKAGGGELESSPSSSSVAAPVDGTPDAEKQPTIAATEPLMGAVETTITHETTDGAMVRGIVEISKMQPELAKSSVSKKSKEQKSSATSKVKEEKQQKKQKNSKEKEENADYPTATATPTPLENGAESNGATSGETTVAERKHWAIRKRLMADRAMSCGPLEGDRSSLPGMPTADLLESFLLSLATLPQEIAVDLPEMGPVPKYGANRSLARSASQYLSTKIQDFLRRTDHVMQDWRNLGRSMRRREDFGIGSLGDVTGLGMGTVRSRSVSNIITRGLQLLKKDQSPRRGTLTSSIGRNRGTGSTSVSRSSSRSSFYCELPTVAGGVKRSSSRRVRRRLEGGADDDDDCSTVVDMSEELSDVTSELTEEHSSSNLITERLASETSERLRLEKEVKEYESKYRNLQESSEKMEMELLCAKSELNYDFDDCSTFGGSEYDAGDIGSEDAGDVVKNYRQRYERVARELEFTKKRLQTQHEHDLEQLVGLKKQLEKKLADAYEQVEEQRNVVAQWKRKAQKMTNEMNDLRLLYEEQSSRNNVLEKRQRKFDAECQTFQDSARQERQAKERLAREKDVLVAEKCKLEQDLSDVRLELELKEEKNAALQTELDEMMFGGGTEEEIAQLKRQKLELDRRCKEQDEELDEMAGQIQLLEQAKLRLEMSLETTRKEARKEAQQRDDEMEEIRGASYKKVKSLECQLEQEHEERTLLLREKHELERRLSSLEDQDRAERAAEEAMVQKLKRDNRKYRALLRDAQSQLERAKGDSAGKALVRQLRNQLEDAESARAVAVKARQTLEVELQDAQMLIDETARARNEAEDKASVALRDRTELQGQLDENEEELAELMKKYSATVKQLSSEQALIAEYELRLSELEGEKRSLKEQVVELAARLENVETIGDSSNSMQFKRLELRTKEVESRLEFEQATRARIEIQLNRHKDSLEKMQGDLSQARAREAQAQDAVKKTQKTIRELREELSALGNRDQEHMTKRKELEKRIETAESETASARADLRLALQRIADLQQAMEEEGDSYHSDSDASDSSSSMDSFHESTVTRKSSSVGSGVGGSLDPFGATNGSRGNGSLVGGTRDGRKESNNPRIRPSLIGSVRRKKRLHPTIKEEDEGFETDELATGKSSPSGSDRRSSTLSPTEDKERHQLDADQLSPDREVQLEAAQANRPPSFTVTSFSTPDEQRTVQADSSATVSEVDGACNDQSDFPFDINTLKSIKEKIHSLNQIIRDESHESGTSEIDLVDLKNLKNQIHEFKKAIECSRSRSMDKLASNGGGLALIAPVPAPVITTSASTGSATTSTNPDAASSNGV
- the LOC125953378 gene encoding unconventional myosin-XVIIIa isoform X7, which gives rise to MLHREQTNDRTNERSQASARVTCDARDGDDEVDGSAVDRHLEFTENAYMQQGFACKTGQPPAAEAQKVLRECRWKCVFFALARLDCQSVVIESVEGVWKGGSTVQKHELSDVTSELTEEHSSSNLITERLASETSERLRLEKEVKEYESKYRNLQESSEKMEMELLCAKSELNYDFDDCSTFGGSEYDAGDIGSEDAGDVVKNYRQRYERVARELEFTKKRLQTQHEHDLEQLVGLKKQLEKKLADAYEQVEEQRNVVAQWKRKAQKMTNEMNDLRLLYEEQSSRNNVLEKRQRKFDAECQTFQDSARQERQAKERLAREKDVLVAEKCKLEQDLSDVRLELELKEEKNAALQTELDEMMFGGGTEEEIAQLKRQKLELDRRCKEQDEELDEMAGQIQLLEQAKLRLEMSLETTRKEARKEAQQRDDEMEEIRGASYKKVKSLECQLEQEHEERTLLLREKHELERRLSSLEDQDRAERAAEEAMVQKLKRDNRKYRALLRDAQSQLERAKGDSAGKALVRQLRNQLEDAESARAVAVKARQTLEVELQDAQMLIDETARARNEAEDKASVALRDRTELQGQLDENEEELAELMKKYSATVKQLSSEQALIAEYELRLSELEGEKRSLKEQVVELAARLENVETIGDSSNSMQFKRLELRTKEVESRLEFEQATRARIEIQLNRHKDSLEKMQGDLSQARAREAQAQDAVKKTQKTIRELREELSALGNRDQEHMTKRKELEKRIETAESETASARADLRLALQRIADLQQAMEEEGDSYHSDSDASDSSSSMDSFHESTVTRKSSSVGSGVGGSLDPFGATNGSRGNGSLVGGTRDGRKESNNPRIRPSLIGSVRRKKRLHPTIKEEDEGFETDELATGKSSPSGSDRRSSTLSPTEDKERHQLDADQLSPDREVQLEAAQANRPPSFTVTSFSTPDEQRTVQADSSATVSEVDGACNDQSDFPFDINTLKSIKEKIHSLNQIIRDESHESGTSEIDLVDLKNLKNQIHEFKKAIECSRSRSMDKLASNGGGLALIAPVPAPVITTSASTGSATTSTNPDAASSNGV